From Chryseobacterium shandongense, the proteins below share one genomic window:
- a CDS encoding choice-of-anchor L domain-containing protein — MLNYRLKNYFFFLVLLLVSGSAAAQHASRKNGKVKLTSESMKAGAFIDVNVASYPESSYNIQQLVQQVLINGTSSCATPNVSNVTVTPNHPVTNNDRFWGYFHKGTTNFPFEDGIVLSTGYARQAGNAAIAANLAGTISESGDADLAAATNTNINNQRDAVALEFDFVPNSNQVKFNYIFASEEYTGGFPCNYSDAFALLIRPVAGGPYTNVAILPGGAGPVSVTNIRPATQFGGGTLTCGALNANYFAGYNTTSIETNYNGRVVPLTAIADVTPGVAYHFKMVLADYNDQTLDSAVFLEGGSFDIGIKIVDGNGVVLPDTVNMCDNTPQVLTALLTVSPGMTFQWFKDGVAINGATNVSYTATSPGAYEVKVSVPGNQCPASAVITIVGGTTPPAQNATLKLCTTPSVSTFNLNDATPLITTSTTAVVRYYVNQVDAVAQNNNFLNASAVSSYNGADGQVLYVVVSNGAFCSKMVTLTLRKEATPIAQLTATKIRLCVGESTTLTAANGATYEWVGMTGTGATQTVSPTQTTTYSVYAIGAQGCKSLQPASITIEVVPAITSNLSGGMICQGDVITLDAGSGPNYTYLWNTGDTSQTISVGTPGTYSVTINNGVCSKVFTTQVIQAIIPEIIDVNYNENGTMILTASNPSNGALEYSIDNGLTWQNSNTFSNVPRNTVISIRVRVKKTSCVGFLQYFTFVMQNVITPNGDNINDIIDFRGVNQNKDFKASIFDRYGKEVYKASSLQPYWDGYFQGKRLPTSSYWYQVSFEDPASKKPALKTGWILLKNIE, encoded by the coding sequence ATGTTAAATTATAGATTGAAAAACTACTTCTTCTTTTTAGTGTTGCTTTTGGTTTCAGGATCAGCTGCTGCTCAGCATGCATCAAGAAAAAACGGTAAAGTAAAACTGACTTCGGAAAGTATGAAAGCGGGTGCTTTTATCGATGTGAATGTTGCATCATACCCGGAATCATCTTATAACATTCAACAGCTTGTTCAACAGGTTCTTATCAACGGAACATCAAGTTGTGCAACTCCGAATGTAAGTAATGTTACGGTAACACCCAACCATCCGGTTACTAATAACGACAGGTTTTGGGGGTATTTCCATAAAGGAACAACTAATTTTCCTTTTGAGGATGGAATTGTTTTGAGTACAGGCTATGCAAGACAAGCAGGCAATGCGGCCATCGCTGCAAACCTCGCTGGTACGATCTCGGAAAGTGGAGATGCAGATCTTGCTGCTGCAACCAATACCAACATTAACAATCAGCGTGATGCAGTAGCCTTGGAGTTCGATTTCGTACCTAATTCCAATCAGGTTAAATTTAATTATATATTTGCTTCCGAAGAATACACCGGAGGTTTTCCGTGTAATTATTCAGATGCGTTTGCATTGCTGATCAGGCCGGTGGCGGGAGGTCCGTATACAAATGTTGCTATTCTTCCAGGAGGAGCAGGCCCCGTAAGCGTTACGAATATACGTCCTGCAACTCAATTTGGAGGAGGAACACTTACCTGTGGAGCATTAAATGCCAATTATTTTGCAGGATATAATACTACCAGTATTGAGACTAATTACAACGGAAGGGTAGTGCCTTTAACGGCAATTGCCGATGTAACCCCTGGTGTTGCATACCATTTTAAAATGGTTCTTGCAGATTACAATGATCAGACTTTAGATTCTGCCGTGTTTCTTGAAGGAGGTTCTTTCGATATCGGAATTAAAATTGTAGATGGCAACGGTGTTGTTCTGCCAGATACCGTAAATATGTGTGACAATACACCGCAGGTTTTAACAGCATTGCTTACCGTAAGTCCGGGAATGACTTTCCAGTGGTTTAAAGATGGTGTTGCAATTAATGGTGCCACAAATGTTTCTTATACAGCGACATCACCCGGTGCTTATGAAGTAAAAGTTTCTGTACCAGGAAATCAATGTCCCGCTTCTGCTGTGATCACCATTGTGGGAGGAACAACCCCGCCGGCGCAGAATGCAACATTGAAGCTTTGTACAACTCCTTCTGTTTCCACATTTAATTTAAATGATGCAACTCCTTTGATAACCACATCAACTACTGCTGTTGTACGGTACTATGTGAATCAGGTTGATGCAGTTGCTCAAAATAATAATTTCTTGAATGCTTCTGCAGTAAGCAGTTATAATGGCGCCGACGGACAAGTGTTGTACGTTGTAGTTTCCAATGGCGCTTTCTGTAGTAAAATGGTTACATTGACCTTAAGAAAAGAAGCTACGCCAATCGCTCAGCTTACCGCTACTAAAATAAGATTGTGTGTGGGGGAATCTACAACACTTACGGCAGCCAATGGAGCAACCTACGAATGGGTAGGAATGACGGGGACAGGAGCAACACAAACTGTTTCTCCGACTCAGACTACAACCTACTCTGTTTACGCTATCGGTGCACAGGGATGTAAGTCGCTGCAGCCGGCATCAATTACAATAGAAGTGGTACCTGCTATTACCTCCAATCTTTCCGGCGGGATGATTTGTCAGGGAGATGTAATTACACTTGATGCCGGATCCGGACCTAACTATACGTATTTATGGAACACGGGAGACACCTCACAGACAATTTCTGTAGGTACACCGGGAACTTATTCTGTAACAATCAATAATGGGGTTTGTTCAAAAGTATTTACAACGCAGGTAATTCAGGCTATTATTCCTGAAATTATCGATGTAAATTATAATGAGAACGGAACAATGATTCTTACCGCAAGTAACCCCAGCAATGGAGCGTTAGAATACTCAATAGATAATGGTCTAACATGGCAGAACTCCAATACGTTCAGCAACGTACCGAGAAATACCGTTATATCAATCAGAGTAAGGGTTAAAAAAACGAGCTGTGTAGGATTTCTTCAATATTTCACTTTTGTAATGCAGAATGTGATTACACCGAATGGCGACAATATTAATGATATCATCGATTTCAGAGGGGTAAACCAAAATAAAGATTTCAAGGCGTCTATCTTTGATCGTTACGGAAAAGAAGTATATAAAGCAAGCAGCCTTCAGCCTTATTGGGATGGTTATTTCCAAGGAAAACGTCTGCCTACTTCATCATATTGGTATCAGGTAAGCTTTGAAGATCCGGCAAGCAAAAAACCGGCATTAAAAACCGGATGGATTCTCCTAAAAAACATTGAATAA
- a CDS encoding DUF1003 domain-containing protein, with protein sequence MKKYEEKTAVLEKIANGITWWIGSIPSLIAHTLFFMISFLLPLLGLVEFDKMLLILTTVVSLEAIYLAIFIQMSVNKSHEKIEDIQEDIEDIQEDIEEISEDIEEISEDIEEINEDIEDIQEDIEEINEDEDEDDHSERAKNVMLKSNVSSNKNEIKALKDKIQELQDKIDELKNE encoded by the coding sequence ATGAAAAAGTACGAAGAAAAAACGGCGGTTTTAGAAAAAATAGCCAACGGAATTACCTGGTGGATAGGTTCTATTCCTTCGCTTATTGCGCACACCTTGTTTTTTATGATTTCATTCCTGCTGCCTTTGCTGGGTTTGGTGGAATTTGATAAGATGCTGCTTATTCTTACCACGGTAGTTTCTTTGGAAGCTATTTATCTTGCTATTTTCATTCAGATGTCTGTGAATAAAAGCCATGAAAAAATTGAAGACATTCAGGAAGATATAGAAGATATCCAGGAAGACATCGAGGAGATCAGTGAAGATATTGAGGAAATCAGCGAGGATATCGAAGAGATTAATGAGGATATTGAAGATATTCAGGAAGATATTGAGGAAATTAACGAAGATGAAGATGAAGATGATCACAGCGAGAGGGCAAAAAATGTGATGCTTAAAAGTAACGTAAGTTCAAACAAAAATGAAATCAAAGCACTGAAAGATAAAATTCAGGAACTTCAGGATAAAATTGATGAACTTAAAAATGAATAA
- a CDS encoding TIGR02757 family protein has translation MLKFEELKIFLDEKADQYNHPDFIENDPIQIPHRFTLKQDIEIAGFLAATISWGNRKAIIKSAEKMLDIMGNAPYDFVLNHSEKDLKDIENKSIHRTFNGEDFSYFMKQFRRIYHENESLENLFRLNQSETSFLHAVERFRSRFLGTEKHRSHKHVSSPYKNSSTKRIIMFLRWMVRNDKRGVDFGLWENTAQQYLSIPLDVHTGNISRKLGLISRTQNDWKTVEELDAIIRKFDEKDPAKYDFALFGLGVTKELI, from the coding sequence ATGTTGAAATTTGAAGAACTGAAAATCTTCCTGGATGAAAAAGCAGATCAGTATAATCATCCTGATTTTATAGAAAATGATCCCATACAGATTCCGCATCGGTTTACCCTTAAACAGGATATCGAAATAGCAGGTTTTCTGGCGGCAACCATTTCCTGGGGAAACCGCAAAGCGATTATCAAATCTGCAGAGAAAATGTTGGATATCATGGGAAATGCTCCTTATGATTTTGTCTTGAATCATTCGGAAAAAGATTTGAAAGATATTGAAAATAAAAGCATTCACCGTACCTTTAACGGAGAAGATTTTAGCTATTTTATGAAGCAGTTTAGAAGGATTTATCACGAAAATGAAAGCCTGGAAAACCTATTCAGACTCAATCAATCTGAAACCAGTTTTCTGCATGCTGTAGAACGTTTCAGAAGCCGTTTTTTAGGAACCGAAAAGCACAGGAGCCATAAGCATGTGAGTTCGCCGTATAAAAATTCGTCCACTAAGAGAATTATTATGTTTTTGCGTTGGATGGTGCGGAATGATAAACGTGGTGTAGATTTTGGCCTCTGGGAAAATACAGCCCAGCAGTATCTTTCCATTCCGCTGGATGTGCATACAGGAAACATTTCCAGGAAATTAGGGTTGATTTCAAGAACTCAGAACGATTGGAAAACGGTAGAAGAGCTGGATGCCATTATACGAAAGTTTGATGAAAAAGATCCTGCAAAATATGATTTTGCGTTGTTTGGATTAGGTGTTACCAAAGAATTGATTTAA
- a CDS encoding ribonuclease Z, with protein MSTYLTILGFNSAIPTINSSPTAQFLEMEERSFLIDCGEGTQVQLRKAKAKFSRINHIFISHLHGDHCFGLPGLIASFRLLGRETPLHVYGPKGIKKMLETIFTITETHRGFEVVYHELDKDYSEKIYEDNRVEVFTIPLDHRIYCNGYLFKEKPKERHLNMQEISKYKEIETCDYHNIKAGKDFVLSDGYVLKNEILTTDPLPPVSYAFCSDTRYLENVIPVVKNATVLYHESTFLHDLKEMADYTGHTTAMEAAMIARKAEVGKLILGHFSNRYADLTVFTDEARTIFPNTFLPKALEPVKI; from the coding sequence TTGAGTACTTATTTAACGATATTAGGCTTTAACTCAGCAATTCCTACCATCAATTCTTCTCCCACCGCACAATTCCTGGAAATGGAAGAACGATCTTTTCTGATCGACTGCGGTGAAGGAACACAGGTACAGCTGAGAAAAGCAAAAGCGAAATTTTCGAGGATTAATCATATTTTCATTTCTCATCTTCATGGGGACCACTGTTTCGGACTTCCGGGACTTATTGCGTCTTTCCGTTTATTAGGAAGAGAAACGCCACTGCATGTATACGGGCCGAAGGGAATAAAAAAAATGCTGGAAACCATCTTTACCATTACCGAAACCCACCGCGGTTTTGAAGTGGTTTATCATGAGTTGGATAAAGATTATTCTGAAAAAATTTATGAAGACAACAGAGTGGAGGTGTTCACCATTCCGTTGGATCACAGAATTTATTGCAACGGATACCTTTTTAAAGAAAAACCAAAAGAAAGACATCTTAATATGCAGGAAATATCAAAATATAAAGAGATTGAAACCTGCGATTATCATAATATTAAAGCAGGAAAAGATTTTGTGTTGAGTGATGGGTATGTTCTTAAAAATGAAATTCTTACCACGGATCCATTGCCTCCTGTTTCTTATGCGTTTTGCAGCGATACGCGCTATCTGGAAAATGTAATTCCTGTTGTTAAAAATGCGACGGTTCTTTATCACGAATCTACATTTTTACATGATCTAAAGGAAATGGCAGATTATACAGGACATACAACTGCGATGGAAGCAGCAATGATTGCCAGAAAAGCAGAGGTGGGAAAGCTTATCTTAGGGCATTTTTCTAACAGATATGCAGATCTTACAGTGTTCACGGATGAAGCAAGAACCATTTTCCCTAATACTTTCCTGCCAAAAGCATTGGAACCTGTGAAAATTTAA
- the rdgB gene encoding RdgB/HAM1 family non-canonical purine NTP pyrophosphatase, with amino-acid sequence MELLVATHNVHKKEEIQQILGDGFVVKSLTDYNIHEEIVEDGDSFNANALIKAKYCFEKTGIPSLGDDSGLVVESLDGRPGIFSARYAGDHDFAKNIEKVLIEMEGFENRKAYFITVLCYYDENGAKYFDGRVHGNLLNENKGFKGFGYDPIFVPEGYDKTFAEMDPQDKNKISHRKKALDLFLDFLKEQ; translated from the coding sequence ATGGAGTTACTGGTTGCTACCCACAATGTACATAAAAAAGAAGAAATTCAGCAGATTTTGGGTGACGGTTTTGTTGTAAAAAGCCTTACGGATTATAACATTCACGAAGAAATTGTGGAAGACGGCGATTCGTTTAATGCCAATGCTTTGATTAAGGCTAAATATTGCTTTGAAAAAACAGGAATTCCAAGCTTAGGAGACGACAGCGGCCTCGTTGTTGAATCTTTGGACGGCAGACCGGGAATATTTTCCGCACGTTACGCCGGTGATCATGATTTTGCTAAAAATATTGAAAAAGTTTTGATTGAAATGGAAGGTTTTGAAAACAGGAAAGCGTATTTTATCACTGTTTTATGTTATTATGATGAAAACGGCGCAAAATATTTCGACGGAAGGGTTCACGGAAATTTATTAAATGAAAATAAGGGTTTCAAAGGATTTGGCTATGATCCTATTTTCGTGCCCGAAGGGTACGACAAAACCTTTGCTGAGATGGATCCTCAGGATAAGAACAAAATCAGCCACAGAAAAAAGGCGCTGGATCTGTTCCTTGATTTTCTGAAAGAACAGTAA
- a CDS encoding CPBP family intramembrane glutamic endopeptidase, with product MENSRYPKFTFTWLGGLVLVAGFFIGNMAVAFFNVFWMFAFKENLQYKEWFLMLLNAGGFLTAIAFFDFFIVRPNTGKKLNFNFSPTNFYTYLLIFPMMLGMMFIAEFITSQIPTSGPFFGEYYEFFTKLMEQLTDDPVVMIITAVICAPIFEEIVFRGIIQKGLINKGLKPVNAIVIASVIFGLVHGNPWQFVGAVLLGCVLGLVYYKTKSLLLPMLLHGFNNLCSTILIVYTKNESFADAFKIPEWMILAGGIILFSVFYYLFTRKYKVHYSEI from the coding sequence ATGGAAAACAGCAGATATCCGAAATTTACATTTACATGGCTGGGCGGACTTGTCCTCGTGGCCGGATTCTTTATCGGAAACATGGCCGTGGCATTTTTTAATGTCTTCTGGATGTTTGCTTTTAAGGAAAATCTGCAGTATAAAGAGTGGTTTTTGATGCTTCTCAACGCAGGCGGATTTCTTACCGCTATTGCTTTTTTTGATTTTTTTATTGTAAGGCCAAATACCGGTAAAAAGCTGAATTTCAATTTTTCGCCAACCAATTTCTACACGTATCTTCTGATCTTCCCGATGATGCTGGGCATGATGTTCATTGCAGAATTTATCACCTCACAAATACCTACATCAGGACCATTTTTTGGGGAGTACTATGAATTTTTTACAAAACTGATGGAACAGCTCACGGACGATCCGGTAGTAATGATCATCACCGCAGTAATTTGCGCGCCTATTTTTGAAGAAATTGTTTTCCGCGGAATTATCCAGAAAGGATTAATCAATAAAGGACTAAAACCGGTGAATGCCATTGTTATTGCATCGGTTATTTTCGGTTTGGTACATGGGAATCCGTGGCAGTTTGTGGGAGCCGTTTTATTAGGCTGCGTTTTGGGGTTGGTGTATTACAAAACCAAATCTTTATTGCTGCCGATGTTATTGCATGGTTTCAATAATTTATGTTCCACTATACTGATCGTGTATACGAAAAATGAAAGTTTTGCAGATGCTTTTAAAATCCCGGAATGGATGATCCTGGCCGGTGGAATTATACTTTTTTCAGTGTTTTATTATCTTTTTACAAGGAAATATAAAGTGCATTATTCTGAAATTTAG
- a CDS encoding peptide chain release factor 3, with translation MSDLIKEIEKRKTFGIISHPDAGKTTLTEKLLLFGGAIQEAGAVKSNKIKKGATSDFMEIERQRGISVATSVLAFEYRDHKINILDTPGHKDFAEDTYRTLTAVDSVIVVIDVAKGVEEQTEKLVQVCRMRNIPMLVFINKLDREGKDAFDLLDEVEQKLGLTVCPLSLPIGMGADFQGIYNIWENNIQLFLEEKKQKVGEAVKFDDINDPAIDELIGEKAAATLREELDLVQSVYPEFSREDYMKGDLQPVFFGSALNNFGVRELLDAFIDIAPMPQPKESDTRLVKPEENQFTGFVFKIHANMDPKHRDRLAFVKIVSGTFKRNENYLLVREGKKMKFSSPNAFFADKKEVVEESFPGDIVGLHDTGSFRIGDTLTGGEKLSFKGIPSFSPEHFRYINNNDPLKAKQLAKGIDQLMDEGVAQLFTLEMNGRKIIGTVGALQYEVIQYRLEHEYGAKCTYEPLSMHKACWVEADEKSEEFKEFARLKQRFLARDKYNQLVFLADSSFTIHMTQEKFPNVKLHFISEFRNA, from the coding sequence ATGTCAGACTTAATCAAAGAAATAGAGAAAAGAAAAACTTTCGGGATTATTTCTCACCCCGATGCCGGAAAGACTACGCTTACTGAAAAGCTGCTTCTTTTCGGAGGGGCCATCCAGGAAGCGGGAGCGGTAAAATCCAACAAAATAAAAAAGGGAGCTACTTCCGACTTCATGGAAATTGAAAGACAGAGAGGGATTTCCGTGGCGACTTCCGTACTTGCTTTTGAATACAGAGATCATAAAATCAATATCCTGGATACTCCGGGACACAAAGATTTTGCGGAAGATACTTACAGAACTTTGACGGCCGTAGATTCGGTGATTGTTGTAATAGACGTTGCAAAAGGGGTTGAGGAACAGACGGAAAAGCTTGTACAAGTCTGCAGAATGCGAAATATCCCGATGCTTGTTTTCATTAATAAGCTTGACCGTGAGGGTAAGGATGCTTTCGATTTGTTGGATGAAGTAGAACAGAAATTAGGATTAACCGTTTGTCCGCTTTCCTTACCAATCGGCATGGGAGCAGATTTTCAGGGAATTTACAATATCTGGGAAAACAACATCCAGTTGTTTTTAGAAGAGAAGAAGCAAAAGGTGGGAGAAGCGGTTAAGTTTGATGACATTAATGATCCTGCTATTGATGAATTAATCGGTGAAAAAGCGGCAGCTACCCTTCGTGAGGAGCTTGATCTTGTACAATCGGTCTATCCGGAATTCAGCCGTGAAGATTATATGAAAGGCGATCTTCAGCCTGTTTTCTTCGGTTCAGCTTTGAATAATTTCGGGGTACGTGAATTGCTGGATGCCTTTATTGATATTGCACCAATGCCTCAACCGAAGGAGAGTGATACCCGTCTGGTAAAGCCTGAGGAAAATCAGTTTACCGGTTTCGTGTTCAAAATCCACGCGAATATGGACCCGAAACACAGGGACCGACTTGCTTTCGTAAAAATCGTTTCGGGAACTTTTAAGAGAAATGAAAATTATTTACTGGTAAGAGAGGGCAAAAAAATGAAGTTTTCTTCTCCAAATGCATTCTTTGCTGATAAAAAAGAGGTAGTGGAAGAAAGTTTCCCGGGAGATATTGTAGGACTTCATGATACCGGAAGTTTCAGGATCGGTGATACGTTGACAGGCGGTGAAAAATTAAGCTTCAAAGGAATCCCGAGCTTCTCTCCTGAACATTTCAGGTATATCAATAATAATGATCCGTTGAAGGCAAAACAACTCGCAAAAGGTATTGACCAATTGATGGACGAAGGTGTGGCACAGCTGTTTACGCTGGAAATGAACGGCAGAAAGATCATCGGAACGGTGGGCGCTCTTCAGTATGAGGTAATCCAATACCGTCTGGAGCACGAATACGGCGCAAAATGTACTTATGAGCCGCTTTCCATGCATAAAGCATGTTGGGTTGAAGCCGATGAAAAGTCTGAAGAATTTAAAGAGTTTGCAAGATTGAAGCAGCGATTTTTAGCAAGAGACAAATACAACCAATTGGTTTTCCTTGCCGATTCTTCTTTTACGATTCATATGACTCAGGAGAAATTCCCGAATGTGAAGTTGCATTTTATCAGTGAATTTAGGAATGCTTAA
- a CDS encoding DUF4349 domain-containing protein, with translation MKKFILLVAVSGTFIMCKKGEAATSPLENAISSADSTISDASEKISEIDEKANAAMDSADVKIKEFQQAGNEMTEHIEDTSKMVDSLSEKISSVKLESKAEKKDSARKENKIVVNVPAPKVIKETKIVYKNSPKKENPELIRQNRFIKKGILDLSVNDAETAKEIVKDEVAKYNGFVRSESISLQNDDKKTAYMKVKVPIQKFDYLMSDLNYNLGTVENMNIETSGHDIVENTMCEIDITLYGQHENITDDKNPETLGAQSFAAISSGWNAITSIFLFILPLWPLFVIAGIGYYFYKKRTTDKNS, from the coding sequence ATGAAAAAATTCATTTTACTTGTTGCCGTATCGGGAACATTCATCATGTGTAAAAAGGGAGAAGCTGCAACATCACCGCTGGAAAATGCCATCAGTTCCGCCGACAGTACTATTTCTGACGCGTCAGAAAAAATCAGTGAAATTGATGAAAAAGCAAATGCCGCAATGGATTCTGCAGACGTAAAAATTAAAGAGTTTCAACAGGCAGGAAATGAGATGACTGAACATATTGAAGATACTTCCAAAATGGTAGATTCTCTTTCCGAAAAAATATCATCCGTAAAGCTGGAATCAAAAGCAGAAAAGAAAGATTCTGCCAGAAAGGAAAATAAAATTGTGGTAAACGTTCCGGCTCCGAAAGTGATTAAGGAAACAAAAATCGTTTATAAAAATTCGCCGAAGAAAGAAAACCCTGAACTGATCCGGCAGAACAGATTCATTAAAAAAGGAATTTTAGATCTTAGTGTAAATGACGCAGAAACCGCAAAAGAAATAGTGAAGGATGAAGTTGCCAAATACAATGGTTTTGTTAGAAGTGAAAGTATTTCCCTTCAAAATGACGATAAAAAAACGGCATATATGAAAGTGAAAGTCCCTATACAGAAATTTGATTACCTAATGTCTGATCTGAATTATAATCTGGGGACAGTGGAGAATATGAACATCGAAACTTCCGGTCATGATATTGTTGAAAATACGATGTGTGAAATTGACATCACCCTTTACGGCCAGCATGAAAACATCACGGATGATAAAAATCCGGAAACGTTGGGTGCACAATCCTTTGCTGCCATTTCTTCGGGCTGGAATGCCATTACATCTATTTTCCTGTTTATTCTTCCGCTTTGGCCTTTGTTTGTAATTGCAGGAATAGGATATTATTTTTATAAAAAGAGAACTACGGATAAGAATTCTTAG
- a CDS encoding acyl-CoA dehydrogenase codes for MDFNLSEEQLMIQQAARDFAQNELLPEVIERDRDQKFPAEQVKKMGEMGLLGMMVDPKYGGAGMDSVSYVLAMEEIAKIDASAAVVMSVNNSLVCAGLEKFASEEQKVKYLTPLASGQVIGAFALSEPEAGSDATSQKTTAEDKGDYYLLNGIKNWITNGGTATYYIVIAQTDPEKKHKGINAFIVERGWEGFEIGLKEDKLGIRGSDTHSLIFNNVKVPKENRIGEDGFGFNFAMAVLNGGRIGIASQALGIASGAYELALKYAKTRKAFKTEIINHQAIAFKLADMATQITAARMLCFKAAVEKDAGKDISESGAMAKLYASQVAMDTTIEAVQIHGGYGYVKEYHVERMMRDAKITQIYEGTSEIQKIVISRSIAK; via the coding sequence ATGGACTTTAATTTATCGGAAGAACAGCTGATGATTCAGCAGGCAGCAAGGGATTTTGCACAAAACGAATTATTACCTGAAGTAATCGAAAGAGACCGCGACCAGAAGTTTCCTGCAGAACAGGTAAAGAAAATGGGTGAAATGGGGCTTTTAGGTATGATGGTAGATCCTAAATACGGCGGTGCAGGAATGGACAGTGTTTCTTACGTGTTGGCTATGGAAGAGATCGCGAAAATAGATGCTTCCGCAGCTGTGGTAATGTCTGTAAACAATTCTTTAGTATGTGCCGGACTGGAAAAATTTGCTTCTGAAGAACAGAAAGTGAAATATTTAACACCTCTTGCGAGCGGACAGGTAATCGGAGCGTTTGCATTGTCTGAGCCTGAAGCAGGTTCTGATGCTACTTCACAAAAAACCACTGCAGAAGATAAAGGAGATTATTATTTGCTGAACGGAATCAAAAACTGGATCACAAATGGCGGTACAGCAACCTATTATATTGTAATCGCACAAACGGATCCGGAGAAAAAACATAAAGGAATCAATGCTTTCATCGTTGAAAGAGGATGGGAAGGATTTGAAATCGGGCTTAAAGAAGACAAGCTGGGAATCAGAGGAAGTGATACCCATTCTTTAATCTTCAATAATGTAAAAGTTCCTAAAGAAAACAGAATCGGGGAGGATGGTTTCGGATTTAATTTCGCGATGGCTGTTCTGAACGGAGGAAGAATCGGGATTGCTTCCCAGGCATTAGGTATTGCTTCAGGAGCTTACGAACTGGCATTAAAATATGCTAAAACAAGAAAAGCGTTCAAAACGGAAATCATCAACCACCAGGCAATTGCATTCAAACTGGCGGATATGGCTACCCAGATTACAGCGGCAAGAATGCTTTGCTTTAAGGCTGCAGTAGAAAAAGATGCCGGAAAAGACATTTCGGAAAGCGGAGCGATGGCCAAATTATATGCATCTCAGGTAGCAATGGATACCACAATTGAAGCGGTACAGATCCATGGCGGATACGGATACGTAAAAGAATACCACGTGGAAAGAATGATGAGAGATGCAAAAATTACACAGATTTATGAAGGAACTTCTGAAATCCAGAAAATCGTTATCTCAAGAAGCATTGCAAAGTAA